The proteins below are encoded in one region of Erinaceus europaeus chromosome 15, mEriEur2.1, whole genome shotgun sequence:
- the GJC3 gene encoding gap junction gamma-3 protein isoform X3, with product MSFLQGSLSRSSPLILYLLLPAPAHLLSRPVQPCGPSLVASVPVPVPMLLRQLLAEGGRPCTPVGRLLLPAALGLRLGLLVACGPGVFGDDERSGFECHTQEPGCRAACYDAFHPLSPLCFWAFQVLVVAVPSALYLGLTLHQVPNSITCRREPCLGSITCHLSRPSEKSIFLKTMFGVSGLCLSLTLLELVLLALGVLWRAWKAPQSPLSNYFRTLKNFRTPKEPSTQAPVVETKEQREAEL from the exons ATGTCCTTTCTCCAGGGGAGTCTTTCCAGAAGCAGCCCCCTAATACTGTACTTGCTGCTTCCAGCTCCAGCCCACCTGCTGTCCCGGCCTGTGCAGCCCTGTGGTCCCTCTCTGGTGGCCTCGGTCCCTGTGCCTGTCCCCATGCTCCTGCGGCAGCTGCTGGCTGAGGGGGGACGGCCCTGCACCCCGGTGGGGCGTCTGCTGCTGCCAGCAGCGCTGGGCCTTCGCCTGGGCCTGCTAGTCGCCTGCGGGCCGGGGGTCTTCGGCGACGATGAGCGCAGCGGCTTCGAGTGTCACACCCAGGAGCCTGGCTGCAGGGCCGCTTGCTATGACGCCTTCCACCCGCTGTCCCCGCTGTGCTTCTGGGCCTTCCAGGTCCTGGTGGTGGCCGTGCCCAGTGCCCTCTACCTGGGGCTCACCCTGCACCAG GTGCCGAACTCTATCACTTGTCGCCGGGAGCCCTGCCTGGGCAGCATCACCTGCCACCTATCACGGCCCTCAGAGAAGAGCATCTTCCTCAAGACCATGTTTGGGGTCAGTgggctctgtctgtctctgacgCTCTTGGAGCTGGTGCTGCTGGCCCTAGGGGTGCTGTGGAGGGCCTGGAAGGCCCCCCAGTCACCACTTTCCAACTACTTCCGGACTCTGAAGAACTTCAGGACACCCAAGGAGCCCAGCACACAGGCCCCAGTGGTGGAAACCAAAGAGCAGCGGGAGGCAG AGTTGTGA
- the GJC3 gene encoding gap junction gamma-3 protein isoform X2, with the protein MLLRQLLAEGGRPCTPVGRLLLPAALGLRLGLLVACGPGVFGDDERSGFECHTQEPGCRAACYDAFHPLSPLCFWAFQVLVVAVPSALYLGLTLHQVVQQWEGLGDREEALVAQGHGPQGGSRLLWAYVVQLGVRLALEGAALGGQYHLFGLKVPNSITCRREPCLGSITCHLSRPSEKSIFLKTMFGVSGLCLSLTLLELVLLALGVLWRAWKAPQSPLSNYFRTLKNFRTPKEPSTQAPVVETKEQREAEL; encoded by the exons ATGCTCCTGCGGCAGCTGCTGGCTGAGGGGGGACGGCCCTGCACCCCGGTGGGGCGTCTGCTGCTGCCAGCAGCGCTGGGCCTTCGCCTGGGCCTGCTAGTCGCCTGCGGGCCGGGGGTCTTCGGCGACGATGAGCGCAGCGGCTTCGAGTGTCACACCCAGGAGCCTGGCTGCAGGGCCGCTTGCTATGACGCCTTCCACCCGCTGTCCCCGCTGTGCTTCTGGGCCTTCCAGGTCCTGGTGGTGGCCGTGCCCAGTGCCCTCTACCTGGGGCTCACCCTGCACCAGGTGGTCCAGCAGTGGGAGGGCCTGGGGGACAGGGAGGAGGCCCTGGTGGCACAGGGCCATGGCCCTCAGGGAGGCTCCAGGTTGCTCTGGGCATATGTCGTCCAGCTGGGGGTCCGGCTGGCCCTGGAGGGGGCTGCCCTGGGGGGCCAGTATCATCTATTTGGTCTCAAGGTGCCGAACTCTATCACTTGTCGCCGGGAGCCCTGCCTGGGCAGCATCACCTGCCACCTATCACGGCCCTCAGAGAAGAGCATCTTCCTCAAGACCATGTTTGGGGTCAGTgggctctgtctgtctctgacgCTCTTGGAGCTGGTGCTGCTGGCCCTAGGGGTGCTGTGGAGGGCCTGGAAGGCCCCCCAGTCACCACTTTCCAACTACTTCCGGACTCTGAAGAACTTCAGGACACCCAAGGAGCCCAGCACACAGGCCCCAGTGGTGGAAACCAAAGAGCAGCGGGAGGCAG AGTTGTGA
- the GJC3 gene encoding gap junction gamma-3 protein isoform X1 produces the protein MSFLQGSLSRSSPLILYLLLPAPAHLLSRPVQPCGPSLVASVPVPVPMLLRQLLAEGGRPCTPVGRLLLPAALGLRLGLLVACGPGVFGDDERSGFECHTQEPGCRAACYDAFHPLSPLCFWAFQVLVVAVPSALYLGLTLHQVVQQWEGLGDREEALVAQGHGPQGGSRLLWAYVVQLGVRLALEGAALGGQYHLFGLKVPNSITCRREPCLGSITCHLSRPSEKSIFLKTMFGVSGLCLSLTLLELVLLALGVLWRAWKAPQSPLSNYFRTLKNFRTPKEPSTQAPVVETKEQREAEL, from the exons ATGTCCTTTCTCCAGGGGAGTCTTTCCAGAAGCAGCCCCCTAATACTGTACTTGCTGCTTCCAGCTCCAGCCCACCTGCTGTCCCGGCCTGTGCAGCCCTGTGGTCCCTCTCTGGTGGCCTCGGTCCCTGTGCCTGTCCCCATGCTCCTGCGGCAGCTGCTGGCTGAGGGGGGACGGCCCTGCACCCCGGTGGGGCGTCTGCTGCTGCCAGCAGCGCTGGGCCTTCGCCTGGGCCTGCTAGTCGCCTGCGGGCCGGGGGTCTTCGGCGACGATGAGCGCAGCGGCTTCGAGTGTCACACCCAGGAGCCTGGCTGCAGGGCCGCTTGCTATGACGCCTTCCACCCGCTGTCCCCGCTGTGCTTCTGGGCCTTCCAGGTCCTGGTGGTGGCCGTGCCCAGTGCCCTCTACCTGGGGCTCACCCTGCACCAGGTGGTCCAGCAGTGGGAGGGCCTGGGGGACAGGGAGGAGGCCCTGGTGGCACAGGGCCATGGCCCTCAGGGAGGCTCCAGGTTGCTCTGGGCATATGTCGTCCAGCTGGGGGTCCGGCTGGCCCTGGAGGGGGCTGCCCTGGGGGGCCAGTATCATCTATTTGGTCTCAAGGTGCCGAACTCTATCACTTGTCGCCGGGAGCCCTGCCTGGGCAGCATCACCTGCCACCTATCACGGCCCTCAGAGAAGAGCATCTTCCTCAAGACCATGTTTGGGGTCAGTgggctctgtctgtctctgacgCTCTTGGAGCTGGTGCTGCTGGCCCTAGGGGTGCTGTGGAGGGCCTGGAAGGCCCCCCAGTCACCACTTTCCAACTACTTCCGGACTCTGAAGAACTTCAGGACACCCAAGGAGCCCAGCACACAGGCCCCAGTGGTGGAAACCAAAGAGCAGCGGGAGGCAG AGTTGTGA